A stretch of the Geovibrio thiophilus genome encodes the following:
- a CDS encoding SDR family NAD(P)-dependent oxidoreductase — MKTAIITGGSRGLGKNMALALADKGTDLIITYQSRQAEAEETVRRATEKGRKAAALQLNVSDNKTFPAFAEEVKEVLKDFGRTGFDILVNNAGMGINTPFTETTEEQFDLLMNTHFKGTFFLTQKLLPLMNDNGRIMNISTGLTRFSMPGYSAYASMKGAVEVLTRYLAKELGHRGISAVSFAPGAIETDFGGGHVRDNNEINARIASITALGRVGLPDDIGGAVAALLSDECRWINGQRIEASGGMLL; from the coding sequence ATGAAAACAGCTATTATTACCGGCGGAAGCAGAGGACTCGGGAAAAATATGGCACTGGCTCTGGCGGATAAGGGCACGGATCTGATAATAACCTACCAGAGCAGGCAGGCTGAAGCGGAAGAAACGGTGAGACGGGCAACGGAGAAAGGACGCAAGGCGGCAGCGCTTCAACTGAACGTTTCCGACAACAAAACCTTCCCCGCTTTCGCTGAAGAGGTGAAAGAAGTACTGAAGGATTTCGGCAGGACAGGGTTTGATATACTGGTGAACAACGCAGGCATGGGAATAAACACTCCTTTTACAGAAACCACGGAAGAACAGTTTGACCTCTTGATGAACACGCACTTCAAGGGAACCTTCTTTCTCACACAGAAACTGCTGCCGCTCATGAACGATAACGGCAGGATAATGAACATATCCACGGGGCTCACCAGATTCAGCATGCCCGGGTACTCCGCTTACGCCTCAATGAAAGGAGCGGTGGAGGTTCTCACCCGTTATCTGGCAAAGGAACTCGGACACAGGGGAATAAGCGCTGTATCCTTCGCTCCCGGAGCCATTGAGACTGACTTCGGCGGCGGACACGTAAGAGATAATAATGAGATCAACGCACGCATTGCCTCCATAACCGCTCTTGGCAGAGTCGGTCTGCCTGATGACATAGGCGGAGCGGTCGCCGCGCTTCTCTCTGATGAATGCAGATGGATAAACGGGCAGAGGATCGAGGCTTCCGGCGGAATGCTGCTGTAA